The region aatatttgcaataatTAACACTGCGTCGCACAATTAAAAAGTTACTCTAGCATAGTTCCATATTATTTACACTTTtggttacaaataaattacaaataacgATATTTGTAATGGTTTGCCGCTAAAGGGATTACTTAAAGCAAGTATTATTGTTTGGATACGGAAGCTACTTCCTTAGAAGAAAAAGGGTTCTATTGAACGTTCGAAGTCTTTGATAGAAATATCCTAACCTACTATaacctattataaatgtataattttgtaaggatgtgtgagtgtttgttactctttcacacaaaaatcaactgaatagatttttatgaaatttagtacacgGGTAATATAGGTACAACTTGTAATAGAATATAGAGTACTTTTTATtctgaaattcccacgggagccaACCTCCAGCAGCTACTATTCTATTAATAGTTTAAGCACTCAATTGAAATTAATCTAGTAGCCTTTTACTTATATACTGGTTGGATacatcgtgccgtgtggttcccggcagtgccgtgtggttcccggcaccaatacaaaaaagaataggaccactccatctcgttcccatggatgtcgtaaaaggcgactaagggataggcttataaacttgggattcatcttttaggcgatgggctaacaacccgtcactatttgaatctcaattctatcattaagccaaacagctgaacgtggcctatcagtcttttcaagactgttggctctgtctaccccgtaagggataaagacgtgatcatatgtatgtatgtatgtatggatacaTACATCATAAAGTTGAACGTGTGACCTTCGATATAACGTCTTTCttttttgcggggtagacagtaggccttttccaatgcaccatatatataaaagctttgcaataaaacaagataactactacattattacatatatttcaataagttTTTGGTACTAACAacaattcaatttcaattaaattccCCTATCAGATCAGTAGAACTCCTCATCAGATCAGTAAACTCCCCATCAGTTCAGTAGAACTCCCCGTCGGACAGCCGAGCCGCGTAGATGTGTAGCGATCTGAACTCGCAGTACTGGTTGGTGCACCAGCCGCTGTGGCCATCAGTACAACGGCAGGAGTCACACTCATCCATGTACTTCTCGCCGGGGATGCATTTGAAGAAAGGGTTCTTGATCACTGTGATATGAAGTGTGTTAGGCCTATTCCAATGCACCATTTACATAAAAGCTTTGCAATAAAACAAGATAACTACTTAATAacaatgtatttcaataagTTGTTAGTAATAACAacaattcaatttcaattaaattccCCTATCAGATCAGTAGAACTCCCCATCAGATCAGAAAACTCCCCATCAGTTCAGTAGAACTCCCCGTCGGACAGCCGAGCCGCGTAGATGTGTAGCGATCTGAACTCGCAGTACTGGTTGGTGCACCAGCCGCCGTGGCCATCAGTACAACGGCAGGAGTCACACTCATCCATGTACTTCTCGCCGGGGATGCATTTGAAGAAAGGATTCTTGATCACTGTGACATAGACatatgatattataatttgacaaattcttattattatgtttctccgCTCtgatttcacgggtctatacaccccggatttttgagaggcttgcgtggggatataaatccaacacgtagaggccctttggagaagttgatgttatgttgttctcctgccaaaacccgttcccggccatatcaattattatattaattattattatttgacattgaaatataGACAAACTGATCATAATTAGACAGAGCTTTATATGctactaatttaaaatatatgtacctatataattccGACGCCTTAAGAGGTAGAATATGTGTTCACAGAAGCTGTACCTAAATACTAAGACTAACATTGTACTCGTAACCATATTCgaagaataaatgattatgattatgattagAAGTGTGTTAGTCACAGttgtttctattggtgccgtgtgattcccggcgcaaatagaaaaagagtaggactactccatctttttgccatggatgtcgtaaaaagcgactaagggattggtttataatcttgggattcttcttttaggcgatgggctagcaatctgtcactatttgaatctcaattctatcaataagtcaaacagctgaacgtggccttcaagtcttttcaagactgtttgctctgtctacctcgcaagggatatagacgtgatgatatgtatgtgtatgtatgataaagaAGCTATGTAGATATGTAGGCTAAGTTGTTAGTAACCTCTCATTAGCGACTCATAATGCTCATAGTTAAAAGATTCTGAAAGATTTTCATTCCCTCTCAGCTCCTGTCTGGCGTTCACAAATATTGTAGTGGAACCTTATCTATATTGGATCTTGGTTACATACATTCAATGGACAGTTTTTctaacgatgttttcctttatataatcatcagtTAGCCCTCCaatgtaatgtattttatgtatattgtatgtatttatgaattttttgtaatgtatttatttttcagtatgaTGCATGTGCACTATATCGCatcaccaacttaaagtttttctgattggtcagctggttgactggcagagaatgtcAAACGGTAtcaagtccgccttttgtaaaaaatttttgtgcaataaagttttaaataagtaaatagcTCAGAAAAAATTCATTGATACATGGTCGAGGTACGACTTGAAACTGTGCCACCTATATACGTATTGCGTGTTTAAATCGGACCTCTTACCGATTTGACCACCAACGCTCAGACGATTATGGCGAAAAAGGCTTACCAGTGCACCTCAGACATGGAGCACTTCTCTCGCACAGAGCAGTGGCGGTCGGCTCGCAATATATACACGAAGGCATGGCCCTGCATGACCCTGTGTCCTGGGTCTCGCAAATGAGGCAGTTCTTGTTCTCCGGAACCAGGGTTAAGGAGGTCTCGTCCACCCAATATTGGTGAGGCGTCTTTGGCTTTATGAAGTGTGATACTACGTatctgaattaaaaaaaaagaaatttttgtatatgGAACGTAAAgaacatattttatgtatgtggcTCGatgtttaagattttttatggtcgttttgaattaaaattttatcgatcgattcttaaaaaaaacttataattaagttatgcaaaaaacattttttaaactaataaacttactAGACCTAAATTAAACCTTAGAAGTAAAATTCACACGCgaccaaagaaaaaaaaataatgtacttactTTCGAATTTGTactatggatggatggatatATACTCACGCCTGCGAATCTGGTCTATAAATCGGTGGCTGTTCTTCAGTGCCACCTCCCACGGAACTCAGCGTTCCTGGTATTGGAACTGCCCGATGACGATCTGGAcagggaaaataaaaaagaataataaagcTTGACCAGCAATAAAGCACACCTTAAGGTGagagaaaatatcgtgaggaaaactgcacattcaggcaactggatgtatacCCGTCTAATATGatttaggttcccctgcaaaggtcaaaggaggtcagatgggagtggCTTCGTGTAAAAGCCTTACACACCCAATCCATGATCATGTTCAAAATGAAGTAACTGCGActaacattcttgaaaagactgaaaggtcacattcagctatatggcttaatgatagataaacatccaagacccaggccaatcagaaaaagttcttttctcgaaacgaactttctgtataagtatttattgtaaaatatagtatcgttgagttagtatcttgtaatacaagtttcgaacttacttcgaggctgactcaatctgtgttatttgtcccttatatacaaacaaacaaatttaatgcATGGAAACACATGGATACACTCGTGGCACAcgcttatattttttcttcgtaaCCACACCAGAATCAAAGCCTGTACTGGTTGAATGTTCTCCTATTCCTTTcgccgccttttacgccattcATGGGAACGAGGTGGAGTATTACTATTCTTAAGTttcaagaaccacacggcacatataatattaattatacattaccatctaaaaaaacattgctatctgaaaaaacaaaagtcgTTTTAAGCAGAATAACCAAAGCTGTTCTCCACATTTCTCTCTTTCTCCTGTAACGTGTTACTGCGCTCAATAAAATGAGAAACAACTGAATTGGACTAGTTTAACGTTCACCAATTTTACTAATTGGCTTACAAAGAGTAGTATACAGGGTGTTCAGGAAAATAACTGaagtaggtaattaaaaaaatatattttcagagTGTGAATTCACGGgtcaaagggtcaggtcaaaagtacccgaaaccgccgagcttgcatgaagagagttatgaatgtggatgaagcgaaggaagtatgcagagatcgtggcaattggaaagaggtagtctctgcctacccctccgggaaagaggcgtgattttatgtatgtatgtatgtgaattcACGGACCAAACCGCTGGCTCTAGAGACTTGATACTTGGTATAAAGGTCCCTGATTTGGTTTTGTGGTACTTACTTACAATGAGAGAgtatttgtcaaaattttcGTGGGAATGGAACTTAACGGTATTttaagttatacatacatgcattaaTATAATCTTTATCTCCACGGGGCaggcagagctaacagtctcgcaaagactgaaaggccacgttcagctgtacggcttcatgatggaattaagattcaaacagtgacaggttcacctaaaagaagaatcccaagattgttAGTAAACTTATCTTTCAgtacatccgtgggaaaggaatggagtagtcctattcttttttctattagtgccgggaacgaATGCGGGGATTAATGTCGATATAATctgtagatattaaaattattccacTGAGTTaggggaaagatatgaagagGTATCATATCCTAgggtgccgaaaaccacacggcacaagttttaaattatccATTCCCGTAAGAACATCAGGATATCTATTCTAAGTGCACCAGTTCTAGGGGTGTATCATAACAAACCTATCAATTTCAAGTTTCTAGACCCAAAAGTTTTGATTGTCATTCACTCAGTGAAATAATCTAATATCTAAAAATTATATCGACACCAATCCCCGCAtccgttcccggcaccaatagaaaaaagaataggactactccatccttttcccacggatgtcgtaaaaggcgactaagggactggttatttcaatctcaattctatcattaagccaaacagtcgaacgtttcagtctattcaacactgttagctctgtctaccccgcaagggatatagacgtgacgatatatatgtatgtatgtatatcgaCACCCCGAAAACAGTAATCCTAATCAAACAGATAACGAAAGCAAACATAATCACTTGCTCATTTACCACGATAATGTGGTAATAAGTCATGACTGTCATCAGGTGCGTATTCCATAATATCGTGATGGATGCATATTGCcagtaatattaaatttattacaccGCTAGTAATAATTTATCAGACTAGCTTTATTGCCCgataacagtttattatttcgTGGATTTTCTATTCTTAATTGGTCATTTTGATTGGATTTTCGTGTTTGCCAGAACATTCCTTTATTATTACGTTTGAGTTCGTGTGACGTCGATATATCTGATGGTAAGTAAGATGGCGTCTAATGTCCAGTAACGATTATTCTTTTCTCAAAAACTCTTTAACATAGATAAGTACTGAAAAGGTGAAAAGTGATTCGCATTTTTCGAACTATATTCGACGGATCAAAAGATTAGTGTAATACACTGGCTGTTGCCTGCCACTTCGTCGACCGTAActctctataaattttaacttttatacttagaatcacgtctttataccttgcggggtagacagagctaataggcttgaaaaggctgataggccacgttcagctgtttgtcatATATACATGGCTATGTAGCTGTTTGTTCTGTTGattatgtctaccccgctggggatataaacatgattatatctatgtatgtagaaatagTTGATTGTCggaaaataggtattttttttttggaaattccaaCGGGAGTGAAGGcccgggcaaaagctagttatttGTAAAGTCTAGTCAATCATGTGATTGCGGTATCTTATCGCCACATGTCGGCTCTCACGGTAAAGTGTATGCACGtgtattaatataaacttattaactAAGTATCTATCGTAATAATCTACATAATTATCGTACACTCCCTTATTCtacttatacgagtataaataaagtgctgtgtggtttccaccaccaatataaaaaaagaataggaccactccaactcgttcccatggatgtcgtaaaaggcgactaagggataggcttataaacttggtattcttcttttaggcgatgggctagcaatctgtcactatttgaatcttaattctatcttaaattcatgtagctgaatgtggcctatcagtcttttcaatactgttggctctgtctagcccgcaagggatatagacgtgactatatgtacatacatatagtcacgtctatattgtttgcattacatacatatgtataaataaacaggAGAAATCACACAGACTTAGGGAATAGACGCACATTCACTAAGTGTAAGCTTGTATGCTGGTACCAACTGGTAACCAAGATAAAACATAGTGTGCTGTGCCAGTAGTAGCAGTATTGTAAAggccaatcaagggaaaggcttcaaaattaggattcttcttttaggcgacggtcTAACAACCTGTTCTTATTTTAATCTcgattctaccattaagctatacagctgaacgtggtctaccagtcttttcgagattttcGGCTCTATCTagcctgtctgtctgtctgtctagaTATAAAGATGTAAAGTTTTCTTCACCAAGGTCATAGTTACAGGCGAacttagttttgttttatatacggAAGATATTCcagtctgatctccgcaacctttgcaggggtaCCTAAAACTACAATTATTAACCTAACTAatacttaatttgtttatccattcaacaaaaactaaattgaATCCTATAACACTGGTCAACACTGGTTTTGCCACACGAACTTTGATagctaattttgttttatcagtCTACCCTCATTATTAAATCACAGCTGTGATATGTCTATTAGCCTCATATTTGTTGTGATACGGTAATACTCATAACTAGTACTACGGcagtaaattaacaaaaacgcTTACAAGTAAatccttataaaaatatttgttgttgaatttgaacccttttttgtgatttattaACCCTGTGAATATGTCGAGAAAGTGTAATAATGATCCTAACTCTTTTTGTTATGTCTGCGGAGAACTAACATTCAAAAAACAACGACGAAATTTTACGAATCTTGTGTTGGAGTGTTATCAACAATGTTTTGGTTTTTCTGTCGCCCATCAAGACAAATCCTGGGCCCCTCATGTCTGTTGCATAACGTGTGTGAAAAATTTAACTGACTGGAAGAAAGGTGCACGACCTATGCCGTTTGCTGTACCCATGATATGGACTGAACAGCGAGATCACGTTTCAGATTGCTATTTTTGTCTCACAGACATAAAAGGTataaattacaagaaaaaaaccACAGTTATTTACCCTAACTTATCTTCGGCTATAAGACCAGTCTCtcattgtaaaaaattgcCAGAACTAATACCAGTTGCAACTACTTCTGTTGAGAACAATTCACAACCGTCCACTTCAAGTGAATGTGTTGACGGGGATGATGACTTTGAGTTAAAAGGAATTGTAAACGAGCCACATTTGATAACTCAAGGAGACCTAAATGATTTGGTTCGGGAtttaaatttgtcaaaaaagcAGTCAGAACTATTAGGATCACGTCTAAAAGAATGGAATTTGCTACATCATAATACAAAAGTTAGCTATTTTCGAAACCGTGATCAACACTTCAGAACGTATTTTTCTCAGGATGGAGATTTGGTGTTTTGCAATAACGTAAATGAGATTATGAAAATGTTGGACATAAATTTTGATCTCTCTCAGTGGcgtttattcattgattcttCGAAAGCAAGTCTAAAAGCAGTGTTATTGCATAATGGAAATAAGTTTCCGTCTGTACCTCTGGCCCATGCTgcaaatatgaaagaaacttatgaaaatatgaaacttttacttgaaaaaataaattacagtacATATTCCTTCAAAATCTGCGGTGATCTTAAAGTTGTTGCACTATTACTTGGACTTCAGCTGGGTTATACAAAGTTTTGCTGCTTTTTATGTGAATGGGATAGCCGAGACAGAACTAAtcactatataaaaaaaacatggccTACGCGTGCATCGTTAATTCCTGGGCAAAAAAACGTAAAGTATTTACCCCTTGTACAGCCAAATAATGTGCTTCTACCACCATTGCATATCAAATtaggattaataaaaaattttgtgaagGCAATGGATCGCAATGGGAGTGGATTTTTgtatctaaaagaaaaattccctAAAATAAGTGATGCAAAGATAAAAGAGGGTATTTTTGTTGGCCCTCAAATTAGGGAGTTAATAAAAGATTCAagatttgaagaaaaattaagcGATTTAGAAACATCTGCATGGAAggcttttaaaaatgttgttgcaaattttttgGGTAACCACAAGAGTGACAGCTACAGAGAGTTGGTTAGCGAGCTATTATTGTCATATCAAGCATTGGGTTGCAACATGTCACTTAAGATCCATTTCTTAGACTCGCACCTGGATTTTTTTCCTGACAATTTAGGGGCTGTCAGCGACGAGCACGGTGAGAGGTTCCATCAGGACATTTCTAATATGGAAAAGCGGTACCAGGGCAAATGGAGCCCAAATATGTTAGCAGATTACTGCTGGACAATTAAAAGGGACCAACCAGAAGCtaaatattcaagaaaatCTTAGATTATtaagtcatttataaaaaaaaataacttttgattTACGAGATCTGTGTTtttccttaatattttaaattactcaatagaataaaatccttgtctagcaaatttttttaaatgtttattttttcttaca is a window of Amyelois transitella isolate CPQ chromosome 26, ilAmyTran1.1, whole genome shotgun sequence DNA encoding:
- the LOC106138473 gene encoding uncharacterized protein LOC106138473 gives rise to the protein MEYAPDDSHDLLPHYRDRHRAVPIPGTLSSVGGGTEEQPPIYRPDSQAYVVSHFIKPKTPHQYWVDETSLTLVPENKNCLICETQDTGSCRAMPSCIYCEPTATALCERSAPCLRCTVIKNPFFKCIPGEKYMDECDSCRCTDGHGGWCTNQYCEFRSLHIYAARLSDGEFY